The following coding sequences lie in one Candidatus Eremiobacterota bacterium genomic window:
- a CDS encoding cytochrome c, with amino-acid sequence MRFAMLVIIALCFVGCAKGSSSSTAASASAAAVRNPASASDGAVVYAANCSSCHQANGEGVPGAFPPLAGNSTVTGNPAAVITIVSDGLEGRLVVDGQAYSGIMPRWKGLLSDEQLASVISYIRSAWRNNAPGVSVADVRGLK; translated from the coding sequence ATGAGATTCGCAATGCTCGTTATCATCGCTCTGTGCTTCGTTGGCTGCGCGAAAGGTTCGTCGAGTTCGACGGCGGCCTCGGCGTCAGCCGCGGCGGTAAGAAATCCGGCATCGGCGAGCGATGGCGCCGTCGTCTACGCCGCGAATTGCTCGAGCTGCCATCAGGCGAACGGTGAGGGCGTGCCCGGGGCCTTTCCGCCGCTGGCTGGGAATTCAACCGTTACCGGAAATCCGGCGGCGGTCATCACGATCGTCAGCGACGGACTCGAAGGGCGCCTCGTCGTCGACGGACAGGCCTACAGCGGAATAATGCCGCGCTGGAAAGGTTTGCTGTCGGACGAGCAGCTCGCATCGGTAATTAGCTACATTCGCAGCGCGTGGAGGAACAACGCGCCCGGCGTCAGCGTTGCGGACGTGCGCGGATTGAAGTAA
- a CDS encoding GIY-YIG nuclease family protein produces MKNYFVYMLLCSDDSFYVGITNDADARVVQHNLGTNPRSYTYTRRPVKLVHVSLFYDVNNAIRWEKQLKGWSRAKKSALIKDDW; encoded by the coding sequence GTGAAGAACTATTTCGTGTACATGTTACTCTGCAGCGACGACTCGTTTTACGTGGGCATCACGAATGATGCCGACGCTCGTGTCGTGCAGCACAATTTGGGGACGAACCCGCGGTCTTACACCTACACACGTCGACCGGTCAAGCTCGTCCACGTTTCTCTCTTTTATGACGTCAACAATGCAATCCGATGGGAAAAGCAATTGAAGGGGTGGTCGCGTGCGAAAAAATCAGCCTTGATAAAAGACGATTGGTAG
- a CDS encoding DUF885 domain-containing protein, whose translation MKRFAAFLLAFIVPAVTMATTNDRGSASVDDLAQRYWQHQLQSDYFLRSQIGLPVETIRPVTVEAADEDAKFAGGILEALGTIDSQRLDHDRWLTYRTLRFLASNVVAQRKYFWLAQQTTPYAGGGQLGAITTLLANFKFTDTADARRYISLLDQYAGFVRSLRAFLEGQHARGIVLPDVENDASEAVFRGYAAPAQSEVLVPAEARLSGLSAAERTAVRARAAKVVAGELVPAFESVAQYLAGPYRRGAPSNVGLWQYPQGREYYQYLIEANTTLTIAPEKLHALGLEEVARLNAALEEIRGEVGFTGTVAEFKHFLARDPQFFAKTTPEFGQRLEIYVARAAAAVPRFFLHTPTAPYGVAPLPEALAASQTFGYYDQPTAEKPRGTYLYNAWHPERTSSLGAGALICHELIPGHHFQIALQQENAALPNVRRYDFSETGFVEGWGEYASQLCWDMGVYQSPYDKAGRIMQDLMVSTRLVVDTGMNAMGWSRERAMAFMRENLTLSDAQIATESLRYSTDIPGQALAYKTGELTMLQLRDEAKRRLGADFDIRRFHSWIIDSGSMTLDTLRAHVDYEIQASGSHPSR comes from the coding sequence GTGAAAAGGTTCGCGGCGTTTCTCCTCGCATTCATCGTGCCGGCGGTAACGATGGCGACAACGAACGATCGGGGCTCTGCGTCTGTGGACGATCTCGCGCAGCGGTACTGGCAGCACCAGCTGCAGTCGGATTACTTCTTGCGTTCGCAAATCGGTCTGCCGGTCGAGACGATACGGCCGGTCACCGTCGAGGCCGCCGATGAAGACGCGAAGTTCGCGGGCGGGATTCTCGAGGCGCTGGGGACGATCGATTCTCAGCGCCTCGACCACGATCGTTGGCTGACCTATCGGACGCTGCGTTTTCTCGCCTCGAACGTGGTGGCGCAGCGGAAATACTTCTGGCTGGCGCAGCAAACCACGCCCTACGCGGGCGGCGGACAACTGGGCGCCATCACGACCTTGCTGGCGAACTTCAAGTTTACCGATACCGCCGATGCGCGCCGGTATATTTCGCTGCTCGATCAGTATGCCGGATTCGTCCGTTCGCTGCGGGCGTTTCTCGAGGGTCAGCATGCGCGCGGCATCGTTCTGCCCGACGTCGAAAACGATGCCTCGGAAGCGGTCTTTCGGGGTTACGCTGCGCCGGCGCAGAGCGAGGTTCTCGTTCCGGCCGAAGCACGCCTGAGCGGGCTCTCAGCCGCCGAGCGTACTGCCGTGCGCGCGCGGGCGGCCAAAGTCGTGGCCGGCGAGCTCGTTCCCGCATTTGAAAGCGTCGCGCAGTATCTGGCCGGCCCGTATCGTCGCGGTGCTCCGTCGAACGTCGGCCTTTGGCAGTACCCGCAAGGACGCGAATACTATCAATATCTCATCGAGGCAAACACGACGCTCACTATTGCCCCGGAGAAGCTTCACGCCCTCGGCTTGGAGGAAGTGGCCCGGCTCAACGCGGCGCTCGAAGAAATTCGAGGTGAGGTCGGCTTCACGGGGACGGTGGCAGAGTTCAAGCACTTCTTGGCGCGCGATCCGCAGTTCTTTGCGAAAACGACCCCCGAGTTCGGCCAGCGTCTCGAAATCTACGTTGCGCGCGCGGCGGCTGCCGTTCCGCGTTTTTTCTTGCATACACCAACCGCGCCGTACGGCGTCGCGCCGCTGCCCGAGGCGCTCGCGGCGTCGCAAACGTTCGGTTACTACGATCAGCCGACCGCAGAAAAACCACGGGGAACCTACCTGTACAATGCGTGGCATCCAGAGCGCACGTCGAGCTTGGGAGCGGGCGCGCTCATCTGCCACGAATTGATACCGGGTCATCATTTCCAAATCGCGCTGCAGCAGGAGAATGCGGCGTTACCAAACGTGCGGCGCTACGATTTCAGCGAAACCGGATTCGTCGAAGGCTGGGGCGAGTACGCATCCCAGCTTTGTTGGGACATGGGCGTCTATCAATCGCCGTACGATAAGGCCGGCCGTATCATGCAGGACTTAATGGTCTCCACTCGCCTGGTCGTCGACACCGGCATGAACGCGATGGGCTGGAGCCGGGAGCGCGCAATGGCATTCATGCGCGAAAATCTGACGCTCAGCGATGCCCAAATTGCGACCGAATCGCTGCGATACTCAACGGACATTCCCGGTCAGGCACTCGCCTACAAGACCGGCGAGCTAACGATGCTGCAATTACGCGACGAGGCCAAGCGGCGGCTGGGCGCCGACTTCGATATCCGGCGCTTCCACTCGTGGATTATCGATAGCGGTTCGATGACGCTCGATACGCTGCGCGCCCACGTCGATTACGAAATTCAAGCCTCGGGTTCGCACCCCAGTCGGTAA
- a CDS encoding MFS transporter: MMRRAPLLVYANAGLFCDGYILSSIGLALVTLGPQFGLNAAMTGLIGATTLLGILIGAPIFGRVTDRYGRRTIMIADLALFAIASIAHVFVTNVGELIAVRFVLGVAIGADYPIAGALIAEHMPPRVRGAALNSMQVAWFLGAAVAYVVGYALLSTGSESWRWILASPAPFAAVGLLLRASAPESPLWLASSEAGEIGSASFAQIFASERRGPLAFVSSMWLLQVIPLFAIYTFAPLVLAALGLGHSSSPAGSVAITSAFLAGSLIALPLVESWGRRPLCIAGFGIGVVAFGLLLLGNPALVLWCFVAYAIGIGAAAGLELTYPNELFPTPIRATATGFAAAVSRVGAFVGTFALPWLLGKFGTTLVVGLSCALCALGLILALRWAPETKGRLLT; the protein is encoded by the coding sequence ATGATGCGCCGCGCGCCGCTGCTCGTTTATGCGAACGCGGGCCTCTTTTGCGATGGCTACATTTTGAGCAGCATCGGCCTCGCGCTGGTGACGCTCGGCCCGCAGTTCGGACTGAACGCGGCCATGACGGGCCTAATCGGCGCTACGACGCTCTTGGGAATTCTCATCGGCGCGCCGATCTTCGGGCGCGTAACCGACCGTTATGGCCGGCGGACGATCATGATCGCCGACTTGGCGCTCTTCGCGATCGCGTCCATCGCGCACGTGTTCGTTACGAACGTCGGAGAGTTAATCGCCGTCCGCTTTGTCTTGGGAGTAGCGATCGGCGCCGATTATCCGATTGCCGGCGCGTTGATCGCCGAGCATATGCCGCCGCGTGTCCGGGGTGCGGCCCTCAATAGCATGCAAGTCGCTTGGTTCTTAGGAGCGGCCGTTGCCTACGTCGTCGGATACGCACTGTTGTCGACCGGGAGCGAAAGCTGGCGCTGGATTCTTGCAAGCCCGGCGCCGTTCGCTGCGGTGGGACTGCTGTTGCGCGCCAGCGCGCCGGAGTCGCCGCTCTGGCTCGCATCAAGCGAAGCGGGAGAGATCGGGAGCGCGTCTTTTGCCCAGATCTTTGCGTCCGAGCGCCGCGGCCCGCTGGCCTTCGTTTCGAGTATGTGGCTCCTGCAAGTCATTCCGCTCTTTGCCATCTACACGTTTGCTCCGCTCGTGCTCGCGGCGCTGGGGCTTGGCCACTCATCGTCACCGGCCGGCAGCGTCGCGATTACTTCAGCCTTTCTCGCTGGTTCGCTGATCGCGCTGCCGCTCGTTGAGTCGTGGGGACGTCGTCCGCTCTGCATTGCGGGATTCGGCATCGGCGTCGTCGCTTTTGGATTGTTGCTGCTCGGCAACCCCGCATTGGTGCTTTGGTGTTTCGTCGCTTACGCGATCGGAATCGGTGCCGCCGCGGGGTTGGAGCTGACGTATCCCAACGAACTCTTCCCGACGCCTATACGCGCGACGGCAACGGGGTTCGCGGCAGCGGTAAGCCGCGTCGGCGCATTCGTCGGTACGTTTGCGTTGCCGTGGTTGCTTGGCAAATTCGGCACGACGCTCGTCGTCGGCTTGTCGTGCGCGCTCTGCGCGCTAGGGCTGATCCTCGCGCTTCGCTGGGCGCCCGAGACCAAAGGCAGATTACTCACGTAA
- the pbpC gene encoding penicillin-binding protein 1C → MRRSFVPVPTKLFAWLVPAIALVALLALRAGGVDVTELPLPQGSMTYTDRNGEVLGTVLGADSARAAEVTLNDVSPAFLDAIVAAEDGRFWQHGAIDLFALARASRDLAIYGQAHSGGSTIAMQLARLTGETVAPSGIDAGIGAQLGAKILQIWGAQRIAIASEKRAILEAYINRVPMGGNVYGVEAAARTYFGEPASDLDLAQAAVLAAIPNDPSRLGPDGTDWTWLRERQRFVLRRMVELGFVTAAQAEFAGRETLHFRRNDSGIADAAHALFFLARNAPPHGGRTRTTIELSLQRFVQAQAEDVVAALARYRVADAAALVVDNRSGDVLAYVGSPDYFSNEVLGRNDGVQALRQPGSSLKPFTYELALERGAIRSTTILDDAPVSYAISAGKLYQPTDYSGRFSGPVRVRVALANSLNAPAVQVLSTLGVGELLDRLHELGFAHLDRPASYYGLGLTLGSGEVSLWELVQAYCAIARAGSVIPLRLVAGDAPAARVVGQAAYWQLVTDMLADPQARAKAFGIGSVLQMPFPAAVKTGTSSDFRDTWTIGFTRDYTVGTWVGNFDGSPMRGVSGVTGAGPLWNRIMLHLYEPTAEPPSFPPPRGFVRRALCATTGHSPGPNCPGIVQEWILPRDLARLRHRDGAPVFRIVFPRSGDIFVQNRTTGTLEAREQQLVLRATGAHARIRWSIEGSAIPLDRDGNAFWPLRLGTWRIIADDGSQRDSVTIRVVPSPRQLRPGFTLLRE, encoded by the coding sequence GTGCGTCGTAGCTTCGTCCCAGTGCCAACGAAACTCTTTGCTTGGCTGGTTCCCGCGATCGCGCTCGTCGCATTGCTTGCATTGCGTGCCGGCGGAGTCGATGTGACGGAGTTGCCGTTGCCGCAAGGGTCGATGACGTACACCGATCGCAACGGCGAGGTTCTAGGCACGGTGCTTGGCGCGGATTCCGCGCGCGCTGCCGAGGTGACGCTCAACGACGTTTCGCCCGCATTCCTCGATGCTATCGTTGCCGCGGAGGACGGGCGTTTTTGGCAGCACGGCGCGATCGATCTATTTGCTCTCGCACGCGCGTCTCGCGATTTGGCGATCTACGGGCAAGCGCACAGCGGCGGTTCCACGATCGCAATGCAGCTCGCGAGACTCACCGGGGAAACCGTTGCGCCGAGCGGGATCGATGCGGGTATCGGCGCGCAGCTAGGTGCCAAGATTTTACAAATCTGGGGCGCGCAGCGAATCGCGATCGCCTCGGAGAAGCGCGCAATTCTCGAAGCCTACATCAATCGCGTGCCGATGGGCGGAAACGTCTACGGCGTCGAGGCGGCCGCCCGGACCTATTTCGGCGAACCCGCCAGCGATCTCGATCTCGCGCAGGCAGCCGTGCTCGCTGCAATTCCCAACGATCCGTCCCGGCTTGGGCCCGATGGAACCGATTGGACGTGGCTGCGCGAACGCCAGCGCTTCGTTCTTCGCCGCATGGTCGAGCTCGGCTTCGTGACGGCGGCACAGGCCGAGTTCGCCGGTCGCGAAACGCTGCATTTTCGGCGAAACGATTCGGGGATCGCCGATGCCGCGCACGCTCTCTTCTTCTTGGCGCGCAACGCACCGCCGCATGGCGGTCGTACTCGCACAACCATCGAGCTGAGCCTGCAACGCTTCGTTCAGGCCCAGGCGGAAGATGTTGTGGCTGCGCTTGCGCGCTATCGGGTGGCCGACGCCGCCGCATTGGTGGTCGACAACCGCAGCGGCGACGTTTTGGCGTACGTTGGTTCCCCTGATTATTTTTCCAACGAAGTTCTCGGTCGCAACGACGGCGTTCAGGCGCTGCGACAGCCCGGTTCGTCGCTCAAACCGTTTACGTACGAGTTGGCTTTGGAACGCGGCGCGATTCGTTCCACCACGATCCTCGACGACGCCCCCGTCTCGTACGCGATCTCCGCCGGGAAACTCTATCAGCCAACCGATTACAGCGGGCGTTTCAGCGGCCCGGTCCGCGTCCGGGTTGCGCTGGCAAACTCGCTGAACGCGCCGGCGGTGCAGGTGCTCTCCACGCTCGGCGTTGGCGAACTGCTCGACCGGCTGCACGAGCTCGGCTTTGCGCATCTCGATCGACCGGCGTCGTATTACGGCCTCGGCTTGACCTTGGGAAGCGGAGAGGTGAGTCTCTGGGAGCTCGTCCAGGCCTATTGCGCGATTGCGCGCGCGGGCAGCGTCATTCCGCTGCGTCTGGTTGCCGGCGACGCTCCGGCCGCGCGCGTTGTCGGCCAAGCCGCGTATTGGCAGCTGGTCACCGACATGCTCGCCGACCCGCAGGCCCGCGCGAAAGCCTTCGGCATCGGCTCGGTGCTGCAGATGCCCTTCCCAGCGGCCGTCAAGACCGGAACCTCGTCCGATTTTCGCGATACGTGGACGATCGGATTTACGCGCGACTACACCGTCGGCACGTGGGTCGGAAACTTCGACGGCAGCCCGATGCGCGGCGTCTCCGGCGTGACCGGAGCCGGCCCGCTTTGGAATCGCATCATGCTCCATCTCTATGAACCCACCGCAGAGCCGCCGTCCTTTCCGCCGCCGCGAGGCTTCGTTCGCCGCGCGCTCTGCGCGACGACCGGTCACTCGCCCGGACCGAATTGCCCCGGCATCGTGCAAGAATGGATCTTGCCGCGCGACCTTGCAAGGCTGCGGCATCGCGATGGCGCGCCGGTCTTCCGGATCGTCTTCCCGCGCAGCGGCGACATTTTCGTGCAAAATCGTACGACGGGCACGCTCGAGGCGCGCGAGCAACAGCTCGTGTTGCGCGCAACGGGCGCCCACGCTCGCATTCGCTGGAGCATCGAGGGTTCGGCCATCCCCCTCGATCGCGACGGCAATGCCTTCTGGCCGTTACGTCTGGGGACGTGGCGAATCATCGCGGACGACGGGTCGCAGCGCGATAGCGTAACGATTCGCGTCGTGCCGTCACCGCGGCAGCTACGGCCCGGATTTACGCTTTTACGTGAGTAA